A genomic window from Candidatus Pelagisphaera phototrophica includes:
- a CDS encoding nucleotidyltransferase — MKPILLVLAAGMGSRFGGLKQIEPVGPNGEWILDFSVFDALESGFGKVVFVIREEMASAFSVVRDRYAGQVEVEFAFQNASDLPCRQELAANREKPWGTGHAVYSARQALDAPFAVINADDFYGRSAFQSLGSFLGQLEDSANEYALVGYELENTLSENGTVSRGICHSSDGMTLDSVEEHTQIRSDENTGSILALNGSNREITLRRDDRVSLNCWGFPASFTSSLENLLEAFLDRYDVATQEEFYLPFAVDSLLQAGKVKARILDCSSRWLGVTHREDLPHVKEEIAKLFAQGEYVAPLW, encoded by the coding sequence ATGAAACCAATATTGCTCGTACTGGCGGCTGGAATGGGAAGTCGTTTTGGAGGCCTCAAGCAAATCGAACCAGTGGGGCCCAATGGTGAGTGGATCCTCGATTTTTCCGTTTTCGACGCCCTCGAAAGTGGATTTGGAAAGGTGGTATTCGTAATTCGGGAGGAAATGGCGTCGGCATTTAGCGTGGTGCGAGATCGATATGCGGGCCAGGTAGAGGTGGAGTTCGCTTTCCAGAACGCGAGTGACCTGCCTTGTCGACAAGAGCTGGCGGCGAATCGGGAAAAGCCTTGGGGGACGGGGCATGCCGTTTATTCTGCTCGCCAAGCGCTCGATGCCCCATTTGCCGTGATTAATGCAGATGATTTTTATGGTAGGAGCGCCTTTCAATCGTTGGGTTCGTTCCTAGGCCAGCTGGAGGACTCCGCGAACGAGTACGCATTGGTCGGATACGAGCTTGAGAATACATTGTCTGAGAATGGAACGGTTTCTAGGGGAATCTGCCATTCATCGGATGGGATGACGCTCGATTCAGTGGAAGAGCACACCCAGATTCGTAGTGATGAAAATACAGGATCGATTTTAGCTCTAAATGGATCGAATCGAGAGATCACGCTGAGGCGTGATGATCGGGTTTCGCTTAATTGCTGGGGATTTCCAGCGTCGTTCACGTCTTCGCTGGAGAACCTTCTAGAGGCATTCTTAGATCGATACGATGTCGCTACCCAAGAAGAGTTCTATTTGCCTTTTGCGGTGGACTCACTGTTGCAGGCGGGAAAGGTGAAGGCCCGTATACTGGATTGCTCCAGTCGATGGCTGGGGGTGACTCACCGCGAAGACTTGCCTCACGTGAAAGAGGAGATTGCTAAACTGTTCGCCCAAGGCGAGTATGTGGCTCCTTTGTGGTAG
- a CDS encoding efflux RND transporter periplasmic adaptor subunit, translating into MKVSTVFKILIPVAALLVIGFLLFSRSIPIAIVTETERGIAVNAVPGTINVLAEKEMFIKGEHGGRVINSNLEKGGTVTAGEVLIVLDTGDIDLEIEKAENELSRAQRNLEIQSPLELSLETHKDALEDVQFRFNNGGVREMDLRKYQRAVEKAEDDIAREKLTNEETLQNLENAIKSLKRQKEKMTIISPIDGIVTEVHAHDGDLISGGYQVAKVVSQTRIVEMKVSEEHFVGIGPGMPAQVSFLGIELEQFDAKVAKIIPVADPRTQRFTVHLEVNIERERLDPGLTGDAVITLNEHEDALLIPRQAVVRNDVLVVKDGIVSRKKIQLGYTSVTMIEVLDGLSDGDQVIVENLHLFDDGDRVKVVPKS; encoded by the coding sequence ATGAAAGTTAGCACTGTATTCAAGATTCTGATCCCCGTCGCAGCCCTTCTAGTAATTGGGTTTCTTCTATTCTCACGGTCTATTCCCATTGCGATCGTAACTGAAACCGAGAGAGGCATAGCCGTCAACGCAGTGCCCGGTACCATTAATGTGCTAGCTGAAAAGGAAATGTTCATAAAGGGTGAACATGGGGGTCGCGTCATCAATTCCAACCTCGAAAAGGGAGGAACCGTCACTGCCGGTGAAGTCCTAATCGTCCTGGATACAGGGGATATTGATCTCGAGATAGAAAAAGCGGAGAACGAATTGAGCCGCGCCCAACGCAATCTTGAAATCCAATCTCCCTTGGAGCTTTCTCTCGAGACCCACAAAGATGCACTTGAAGACGTACAGTTCCGGTTTAACAATGGCGGTGTGCGGGAAATGGACCTCAGAAAATACCAACGAGCCGTGGAAAAGGCGGAGGACGATATCGCCCGGGAAAAGTTAACGAACGAAGAAACGCTGCAAAATCTGGAGAACGCGATTAAGAGTCTCAAACGGCAAAAGGAGAAAATGACGATCATCTCGCCGATTGACGGAATTGTCACCGAAGTCCACGCCCATGACGGGGATTTAATCAGCGGTGGCTACCAGGTAGCCAAAGTCGTTTCGCAGACGCGCATAGTGGAAATGAAAGTAAGCGAGGAACATTTTGTTGGCATTGGACCGGGAATGCCTGCCCAAGTTTCTTTCCTGGGAATTGAACTCGAGCAATTCGACGCGAAAGTGGCGAAAATCATTCCGGTTGCCGATCCAAGAACACAGCGATTCACCGTTCATTTAGAAGTAAACATTGAAAGAGAACGCCTCGATCCAGGACTCACGGGAGATGCCGTAATCACTCTCAACGAACACGAAGACGCCCTCCTCATTCCTCGACAGGCAGTCGTTAGAAATGACGTGCTCGTAGTTAAAGATGGAATCGTATCACGAAAAAAAATACAGCTCGGGTACACTAGTGTGACAATGATCGAGGTGCTTGATGGCCTTTCAGATGGAGATCAAGTGATCGTTGAAAACCTGCACCTTTTCGACGATGGAGACCGCGTTAAAGTAGTCCCTAAAAGCTAG
- a CDS encoding TolC family protein encodes MLERISLKLIGLLRALFAVTLFSAATARTYASEVKLSEHLPENSISGLRALLEAAMTEAESIQLRDLVERDFEGRKIVAKSAKNPQLRTNVTLRKEQDFERDDSEISDRLLYSLTLSKSLFHWGALEANRAKGNLNLEIEELKTFEAYRKLALDIRKKYLAILVAQKDADLGQRNLERAQARVELERERLKAGTASTIQVYNLEVALNSAELDLMKKKNTLADQIDLIARLSGVPSEEISSGLLSEIPRQAILNASEIASIEQLFDERLNQGLSVQTQAKSLEFSEKDLHISNQRLKPKIGLSVGLTQYEMDEIGRRRAEEIVYAGITIGWSLFDGRATRGNKISAMARIEHVKRQLESAKSTYEFNLQRTKKLLDLNARILERDEEALNQASNYLHDTKKDFETGRASPDDLEKVEIAFATQEVRTNRSRSEYHNALANISSLLGFDTFAQKFIDQRSQ; translated from the coding sequence ATGCTGGAGAGGATTTCATTGAAACTGATTGGATTACTCAGAGCCCTATTCGCCGTCACCCTTTTCTCAGCGGCAACCGCGAGGACCTACGCTAGTGAGGTGAAGCTGTCTGAGCACTTGCCGGAAAACTCAATCAGTGGTCTTAGAGCACTACTCGAAGCGGCAATGACTGAAGCTGAGAGCATCCAGCTGCGAGACCTTGTCGAGCGGGATTTCGAGGGGCGGAAGATCGTTGCTAAATCTGCCAAGAATCCACAATTACGGACAAATGTTACCTTGCGGAAGGAACAAGACTTCGAAAGGGACGATTCCGAAATCAGCGATCGGCTCCTTTATTCACTCACCCTTTCGAAATCACTCTTCCACTGGGGAGCGCTCGAAGCAAACCGGGCTAAAGGAAACCTCAATCTGGAAATCGAAGAACTGAAAACCTTCGAAGCCTATCGGAAGTTAGCACTGGATATTAGAAAAAAATACCTGGCAATTCTGGTAGCGCAAAAGGATGCTGATCTCGGACAGCGAAACCTCGAACGGGCTCAGGCGCGGGTCGAATTGGAGCGGGAACGCCTAAAGGCCGGAACGGCGTCTACGATTCAAGTCTACAATCTGGAAGTCGCCCTCAACTCAGCCGAGCTCGACCTAATGAAGAAAAAAAACACCCTTGCTGATCAAATTGATCTAATCGCAAGGCTTTCTGGAGTTCCTTCCGAAGAGATTTCATCTGGGCTACTTTCAGAAATTCCGCGGCAAGCCATTTTGAATGCCTCAGAAATCGCCTCTATCGAACAGCTCTTCGATGAACGGTTGAACCAAGGTCTTTCCGTGCAGACCCAAGCCAAATCATTAGAGTTTTCAGAGAAAGATCTGCACATTTCAAATCAGCGTCTTAAACCAAAGATCGGATTGTCGGTCGGTTTAACACAATACGAAATGGATGAAATCGGAAGACGAAGAGCTGAAGAGATCGTATATGCCGGAATCACAATTGGCTGGAGCCTATTCGACGGCAGGGCCACTAGAGGAAACAAAATCTCAGCTATGGCCCGCATAGAACACGTCAAACGTCAACTCGAGTCAGCAAAGTCAACCTACGAGTTCAATCTTCAGCGCACCAAAAAGCTGCTAGACTTGAACGCGCGGATTCTGGAACGGGATGAGGAAGCGCTAAACCAGGCATCAAACTATCTACACGATACGAAGAAGGACTTCGAAACCGGTCGTGCGTCACCCGATGACCTTGAAAAAGTTGAGATCGCATTTGCAACGCAGGAAGTACGAACCAATCGGTCACGGTCCGAATACCACAATGCGCTCGCAAACATTTCCTCACTCCTAGGCTTCGATACATTCGCCCAGAAATTTATCGATCAACGGAGCCAATAA
- a CDS encoding PqqD family protein, with protein MKNSRYQINAPSVVSEAIDGEVVIVNMDNGNYYSIDDSGAFVWDAICRGANLLEIRGIVERSYSKSDVDIDAIICELLEQFLKEELLVEASDQNKPSGDDLVASSFDCTFSAPELKKYTDMEELLLLDPIHDEGEELEGAKAAE; from the coding sequence ATGAAAAACTCTAGGTATCAAATTAACGCCCCATCAGTCGTTTCTGAAGCGATCGATGGTGAAGTTGTAATCGTCAACATGGACAACGGTAACTATTACAGTATCGATGATTCAGGTGCTTTTGTTTGGGACGCAATTTGCCGCGGAGCAAATCTTCTGGAGATCAGGGGGATTGTGGAAAGAAGTTACTCGAAATCCGACGTAGATATTGATGCTATTATCTGCGAGCTTCTTGAGCAGTTCCTCAAAGAAGAACTCCTTGTTGAGGCCAGCGATCAGAATAAACCAAGTGGAGACGATTTGGTTGCGAGTTCCTTCGATTGTACTTTCTCTGCTCCCGAATTGAAGAAGTACACGGATATGGAGGAATTGTTGCTTCTCGATCCCATTCACGACGAAGGAGAAGAACTCGAAGGGGCTAAAGCAGCTGAATAA
- a CDS encoding glycosyltransferase, which produces MNKRKLSVSAILVAYNGATYLERALDCVYSQSRTPDEVILVDDGSTDNTAEVAKKYPSIRYVRQENAGPSSARNHGVRLAVGDTVCFLDVDDFWELDKLEREIGALESDDSIDIVQGKIVDVEANESHVVGEELELRVLAPAYHFVNLGSLSIRKSSFAKIGKFDEKRTQNEDTDWFLRAWEQNSNKLLLEDVSLYYSISEDSLSAGGSASAQSLPSLLRQHRDRAGSNSSIRPKVGLKDFFVGFPDRSKRKWNGNLVKFRFRDREKKMDFEDAVSKENMQIEQQFKLARVWKKRGRWKQALESYRRFVEKRPKHAIAHIEMGSVLEECGKPSDALDFYAKTLEAFPNEAELHKAYINLIDREQGLIEAFRLYDLKRLDNKELDLPEDALVCAFVCRNESQRLPYFLQYYREQGITHFFAIDNVSDDGSVDYLAEQDDVFLWQSGLSFNKANFGSVWFEIVLRSYALGRWCATVDVDELLYYPDCETVKLADYCSSLDKLGKRILPTVLLEMYSKGPVADALYSQGNPFLDTCPYFDSQFYHSRFERAGPFRNLTYFFGGARERVFGQNDAFCQSKVSLIKYDEDTILAGGQHWTNLPRDVVAESRGCLLHFKYFSDFAGKVTEEVKRKEHYQSGLQYQQYVSRLDSDAKGFTLYDVLHSVELTHSEQLIENGVMKRATEVEEQGQRGGLELPKISKFETKTVRPLLSVIVTVHDRVTHLPRCLESILCQAAVPEEMQIEVVADFVSPEKTDEIRDIVNEIGKGRVAFFPIQEKRGHPHIFNLCIERAIGDWVHIVHDDDWLAPGFYQSICRGIKTVPELGAAFSRYALMGKQGERKWTSFLEREHPGVIENWTDRIGVYCRLAFSSMVVKRSVFEELGGFSPSVGSAFDWDMWKRVAVNYPVWYEPEQLLFCGREGDSLTDGLMLNGQQIKDSLLSIELSKSYWPETSKTRIEESAREHYADYAVSLAKQQIELREYEAAFRNISSGLKTSRSKAIQSKLLRMLASVRWDA; this is translated from the coding sequence ATGAATAAGCGAAAGCTAAGCGTCAGTGCAATCTTAGTTGCGTATAATGGGGCCACCTATCTTGAGCGAGCCCTTGATTGCGTGTATTCACAGAGTAGAACTCCGGATGAAGTGATCCTTGTGGATGATGGTTCTACGGATAATACTGCCGAAGTTGCAAAAAAGTATCCAAGCATACGTTATGTGCGCCAAGAAAATGCCGGACCATCCTCAGCCAGAAATCACGGAGTACGTCTCGCTGTTGGCGACACTGTCTGCTTTTTGGATGTCGACGATTTTTGGGAATTGGATAAGCTAGAACGAGAGATCGGGGCGTTGGAGAGCGATGATTCCATCGATATTGTTCAAGGGAAAATCGTAGACGTTGAGGCGAATGAGTCTCATGTAGTCGGTGAGGAATTGGAACTTCGGGTTCTTGCGCCCGCTTACCATTTTGTGAACCTAGGCAGTCTGAGTATTCGCAAGAGCTCGTTTGCGAAGATTGGCAAATTTGATGAAAAACGTACTCAGAACGAGGATACTGATTGGTTTCTCCGTGCGTGGGAACAAAATTCCAATAAACTGCTTCTAGAGGATGTGAGTCTTTACTATTCTATTAGTGAAGACAGCCTAAGCGCTGGCGGTAGCGCGAGTGCACAGAGCCTACCTTCGCTCCTAAGGCAACATCGTGATCGAGCGGGTTCGAATTCGAGTATTCGGCCCAAGGTAGGCTTAAAAGATTTTTTTGTTGGATTCCCGGATCGCAGTAAGCGCAAGTGGAACGGAAATCTAGTGAAATTCCGTTTTAGAGATCGGGAGAAAAAAATGGATTTCGAAGATGCCGTTTCCAAGGAGAACATGCAAATTGAACAGCAGTTCAAATTAGCTCGTGTATGGAAAAAGCGAGGGCGGTGGAAGCAGGCCCTTGAGAGTTACCGTCGGTTTGTCGAGAAACGGCCGAAGCACGCGATCGCCCATATCGAAATGGGTTCAGTGCTTGAGGAATGCGGTAAGCCAAGCGATGCACTCGATTTCTATGCTAAGACTCTTGAAGCGTTTCCCAACGAGGCAGAATTGCATAAGGCCTACATTAACTTGATCGATCGCGAACAAGGTTTGATTGAGGCCTTCAGGCTCTATGATTTAAAACGATTGGATAACAAGGAATTGGACTTGCCTGAAGATGCCTTGGTTTGCGCTTTTGTCTGTCGAAACGAATCGCAGCGCTTACCTTATTTTCTGCAGTACTATCGCGAGCAGGGGATTACTCATTTTTTTGCGATCGACAATGTTTCGGACGATGGATCTGTCGATTACTTAGCTGAGCAAGATGACGTATTTCTTTGGCAATCAGGATTGTCGTTTAATAAGGCCAATTTCGGATCGGTCTGGTTTGAAATTGTATTGCGTTCCTATGCTCTCGGTCGTTGGTGCGCTACGGTTGATGTAGATGAATTGCTCTATTATCCAGATTGTGAGACGGTAAAATTGGCAGACTATTGCTCATCGTTAGATAAACTGGGGAAACGAATACTGCCGACGGTCCTTCTTGAGATGTACTCTAAAGGTCCTGTGGCCGATGCATTGTATTCGCAGGGCAATCCATTTTTAGATACGTGCCCTTATTTTGACTCTCAGTTTTACCATTCACGCTTCGAACGTGCAGGGCCGTTTCGGAATTTGACCTATTTCTTTGGTGGTGCTCGTGAACGTGTGTTTGGGCAGAATGATGCTTTTTGTCAAAGTAAGGTATCTTTGATCAAATACGATGAGGATACGATTCTCGCGGGCGGTCAGCATTGGACAAACCTCCCACGAGATGTAGTTGCAGAGTCTCGAGGTTGCCTGTTGCATTTCAAGTATTTCTCCGACTTTGCAGGCAAAGTTACGGAAGAAGTAAAAAGAAAAGAGCATTACCAGAGTGGACTTCAGTACCAGCAATACGTTAGCCGTTTGGATAGTGATGCAAAGGGATTCACGCTTTATGATGTTCTACACTCTGTCGAGCTCACTCATAGCGAGCAGTTGATCGAAAATGGGGTCATGAAACGGGCGACTGAGGTCGAGGAACAGGGTCAAAGAGGAGGCTTGGAGCTTCCAAAAATCTCGAAATTTGAGACAAAAACGGTCAGGCCCTTGTTATCTGTCATTGTAACCGTTCACGACCGAGTGACTCATCTTCCACGGTGCCTCGAGAGCATTTTGTGTCAGGCTGCAGTTCCGGAAGAGATGCAGATTGAGGTTGTGGCGGATTTTGTTTCGCCTGAGAAAACCGACGAGATTCGAGATATAGTGAACGAGATCGGAAAAGGTCGGGTTGCATTTTTTCCGATTCAGGAGAAAAGGGGCCATCCACACATTTTCAACCTTTGCATCGAGCGGGCTATCGGAGATTGGGTCCACATCGTCCACGATGACGATTGGCTTGCCCCTGGTTTCTATCAATCCATCTGTAGAGGCATCAAAACTGTACCTGAATTGGGGGCAGCATTTAGTCGATATGCCTTGATGGGCAAACAAGGCGAAAGGAAGTGGACTTCGTTTCTGGAGCGGGAGCATCCGGGCGTAATTGAAAACTGGACGGATCGAATTGGCGTCTACTGTCGTCTCGCCTTCTCTTCCATGGTCGTCAAGCGTAGTGTTTTCGAAGAGCTCGGTGGATTTTCGCCGAGTGTTGGTTCTGCGTTTGATTGGGATATGTGGAAGCGTGTTGCTGTGAATTACCCGGTTTGGTATGAGCCCGAACAGCTGTTGTTCTGTGGTCGTGAGGGAGATTCGCTAACAGATGGTTTGATGCTTAATGGGCAGCAAATTAAGGACAGTCTACTATCAATTGAGCTTTCGAAGTCCTACTGGCCAGAAACTTCCAAGACTCGAATTGAGGAAAGTGCACGAGAGCACTATGCCGACTATGCAGTGAGTCTCGCCAAGCAACAGATCGAACTTAGGGAATACGAAGCGGCTTTCAGAAATATTTCGAGTGGATTGAAGACAAGTCGCTCGAAGGCCATCCAATCCAAACTTCTCCGTATGCTCGCTTCTGTCCGATGGGATGCATGA
- a CDS encoding glycosyltransferase family 2 protein: protein MIFSHGSSSIDIDEERLPKLSVIVPFYNQYDFVEEAVKSVLAQRYPNLELILVDDGSNGGPLKNLSELSDSIRFLRQENAGPSAARNYGIGEATGEIFAFLDSDDVWPEDKLKSQILPLLVDHGPVMVISQLKKLVSSEANAGSFEVEGDSYYTIQLGCLLVRKEIFETVGLFDEGLQYSEDQDWFLRARELETPMVRLACEGLHYRSHAASLTRRENRPRDFGLIQVLRRSLKQRKTSGGGAVQLLLSMSDIPEWSEAR from the coding sequence ATGATCTTCTCCCATGGAAGTAGTAGTATTGATATCGATGAGGAACGATTGCCTAAGTTAAGTGTAATCGTACCTTTCTATAATCAATATGATTTCGTGGAAGAGGCTGTGAAAAGTGTATTGGCGCAAAGGTATCCCAATCTGGAACTTATCCTTGTGGATGACGGCTCAAACGGCGGTCCCTTGAAGAACCTATCCGAATTGAGCGATTCCATACGCTTTCTTCGCCAAGAAAACGCGGGCCCGTCCGCCGCCCGTAATTACGGTATTGGTGAAGCAACAGGTGAAATTTTTGCCTTTCTCGACAGTGATGATGTGTGGCCGGAGGACAAACTGAAGAGTCAAATCTTACCTTTGCTAGTCGACCATGGACCTGTTATGGTTATAAGCCAACTAAAGAAACTGGTATCGTCTGAAGCTAATGCTGGATCCTTTGAAGTTGAGGGTGATTCGTATTACACGATCCAACTTGGTTGTTTACTGGTAAGAAAAGAGATTTTCGAAACAGTTGGATTGTTTGATGAAGGCCTTCAGTACAGCGAGGACCAGGATTGGTTCCTCAGGGCGCGTGAGCTCGAAACACCGATGGTGCGACTTGCCTGTGAAGGTCTCCACTACAGGAGTCATGCAGCGAGTTTAACGCGGCGTGAGAATCGACCGCGTGATTTTGGTTTGATCCAAGTTTTGAGGCGTTCACTGAAACAAAGGAAAACCAGTGGAGGCGGGGCTGTCCAGTTACTTCTCTCGATGTCGGATATTCCCGAATGGAGTGAGGCAAGGTGA
- a CDS encoding nucleotidyltransferase domain-containing protein translates to MTQVLKTLANRVSRPDSLLSLSAEDTFVLATIKKGVQGNRFCEQDLLAEFDQLDWAKVLRVAFENRVASLLSYTLAPVFSSGRIPQKQLVILKKFFLETTQRNLRIKQSLKEVLLAFEKFNIDVIVFKGATLAFSIWPNMATRQMQDIDLVVDKIRSIEAANLLTEMGYLFTGDRDYDWYLNHTNEFPDFVNPVSGISVELHHSFFTPHKCFNIDEDLFWERSSISKIDGISVKVLNPNQLLMFLCLHVSIGHFLQDNIRSLLDIALVTRGFNGAFDPELWGKMLLEPRLGPLLALPISISSKEFGADFRGFVKDPESALSLHYSGMSLKILEKAKAHFLLKIRAKNTYEKVLRRISMEIVYRPELGLFRNVICSFFPQPNYTLVGVNSSFSKKFVSFWIRLFRLVKMKQHHAPNEESGD, encoded by the coding sequence ATGACTCAAGTTTTGAAGACCCTTGCTAATCGTGTATCTAGACCAGATTCTTTACTGTCGTTGAGTGCTGAAGACACATTTGTTTTGGCGACGATTAAAAAGGGCGTCCAAGGTAATCGGTTTTGTGAGCAAGATCTTTTGGCTGAGTTTGATCAGCTTGATTGGGCTAAAGTACTTCGAGTCGCGTTCGAAAACCGTGTTGCATCTTTGTTGAGCTATACGCTGGCCCCGGTTTTTAGCAGCGGGAGGATCCCGCAGAAACAGTTGGTAATCTTGAAGAAGTTTTTCTTGGAGACGACACAACGGAATTTGCGAATCAAGCAATCTCTCAAAGAAGTTCTTCTGGCATTTGAGAAGTTTAATATTGATGTCATCGTGTTCAAAGGCGCGACACTAGCGTTCTCAATCTGGCCCAATATGGCAACTCGGCAAATGCAAGATATTGATCTTGTGGTAGATAAAATTAGGTCGATCGAAGCGGCGAATTTGCTAACGGAAATGGGATATTTGTTCACAGGTGACCGAGATTATGATTGGTATTTAAATCATACAAATGAGTTCCCTGACTTCGTGAACCCTGTCAGTGGTATTAGTGTTGAGCTCCATCATAGTTTTTTTACACCTCATAAGTGCTTCAATATTGATGAAGACCTATTTTGGGAACGATCTTCAATTAGCAAAATTGACGGGATTTCTGTTAAGGTTTTGAACCCAAATCAATTGCTTATGTTTCTATGTCTCCATGTTTCGATAGGACATTTTCTACAGGATAATATTCGAAGTCTTTTGGATATAGCCTTGGTTACGAGGGGGTTCAATGGGGCGTTTGATCCTGAATTATGGGGAAAAATGTTACTGGAACCTCGGTTGGGTCCACTTCTCGCTTTGCCGATTTCGATAAGTTCTAAAGAGTTTGGCGCTGATTTTCGAGGTTTCGTGAAAGATCCTGAAAGTGCGCTATCGTTGCACTATAGTGGGATGAGTTTAAAGATCTTAGAAAAAGCGAAGGCTCATTTTTTGCTTAAAATAAGGGCAAAAAATACCTACGAAAAAGTGCTTCGAAGGATCTCCATGGAAATCGTTTACAGACCTGAGCTCGGACTGTTTAGAAATGTGATTTGCAGTTTCTTTCCACAGCCAAACTACACATTGGTAGGCGTTAATAGCTCGTTTTCGAAGAAATTTGTGAGTTTTTGGATTCGATTATTTCGGTTAGTGAAAATGAAACAGCACCATGCACCAAATGAAGAGTCTGGTGATTAA
- a CDS encoding glycosyltransferase family 2 protein, giving the protein MRVSVIIPLYNGERYLRQALDSVLNQSFAPFEVIVVNDGSTDGSSDILDTYGKHIVRIDQTNAGTAAARNAGVDASEGDLLAFLDQDDYWVEDKLEKQTSILSKDSDTQIAWGLVQQFISPELPEEFRRRYRCQEEPVSGYLPSALLIRRKALEKVGPFNARWKIGEWADWYARYKQSGILSENISKIVTYRRIHEGNKGITMAEDRKEYISLIRENLERQRAKK; this is encoded by the coding sequence TTGCGTGTTAGCGTAATCATTCCCTTATACAACGGCGAGAGATATTTGCGGCAAGCTCTCGACAGTGTGCTCAATCAAAGTTTTGCTCCGTTTGAGGTTATCGTTGTAAACGACGGATCCACAGACGGGAGTAGCGATATACTAGATACGTATGGAAAGCATATCGTGCGAATTGACCAAACTAACGCTGGTACTGCGGCTGCAAGAAACGCAGGGGTTGATGCGTCGGAAGGCGACTTACTCGCTTTCCTCGATCAGGACGACTATTGGGTTGAGGATAAGCTCGAGAAACAAACCAGTATCCTGTCGAAGGATTCTGACACTCAAATTGCGTGGGGACTGGTGCAGCAATTTATTAGTCCGGAATTACCAGAAGAATTCAGGAGGCGTTACCGGTGTCAGGAAGAACCTGTTTCAGGATATTTGCCATCTGCTCTTTTGATTCGAAGAAAGGCGCTTGAGAAGGTCGGGCCTTTTAATGCGCGTTGGAAAATTGGCGAATGGGCAGATTGGTATGCCCGTTATAAACAATCAGGAATTTTGAGCGAAAATATTTCCAAAATCGTAACCTATAGACGGATACACGAAGGAAATAAAGGAATTACCATGGCTGAAGACCGAAAGGAATACATCAGCTTGATTAGAGAGAATCTAGAACGGCAAAGAGCCAAGAAATAA
- the queF gene encoding preQ(1) synthase, producing MESKYLGKSVKQPIEELDTFPAPEGITQVRMTSDEVTSSCPVTGQPDFYTVRIEYFPQSLCIESKSLKLYLWSFASRAVFAEKLAAEIRDRVVNDISPKSCSVTTIQKSRGGISIETIASFPFPE from the coding sequence ATGGAATCAAAGTACTTGGGAAAATCAGTCAAACAACCCATAGAGGAGCTGGACACTTTCCCAGCTCCTGAAGGGATAACACAGGTTAGGATGACCTCTGACGAAGTCACCAGTTCGTGCCCCGTAACAGGACAACCCGATTTCTATACGGTCAGAATCGAGTACTTCCCCCAATCTCTCTGTATCGAATCCAAAAGCCTGAAGCTTTACTTGTGGTCATTCGCTTCGCGTGCCGTTTTTGCCGAGAAGCTAGCAGCGGAAATACGGGATCGAGTCGTCAACGATATTTCCCCAAAAAGCTGCAGCGTTACGACGATTCAGAAATCCCGCGGAGGGATCAGCATAGAAACCATTGCCTCATTTCCCTTTCCCGAATAA